One genomic window of Methanosalsum zhilinae DSM 4017 includes the following:
- a CDS encoding cation-translocating P-type ATPase: MGGEVKWYHRPVDEVFELLESDQEGITDQEAKNRLERDGYNEIETKKKHGPLYKFAKQFASPLIYILLVASLITFLLGEHIDSAVILGVVFANSIIGFIQERKAERALEALSEMMVPEATVIRDGDRKVISSRELVVGDLVLLEAGDRVPADLRLFYIKNFTCDESPLTGESVPVEKITDPVEKKDVSPGDQKNMAFAGTYIHQGIGRGIVTATGNHTEIGRISESIRESREIKTPLIKKMESFGILLSIAIIAVASFTFLAGIFRELDILETFLASVSLAVAAIPEGLPATLTITLAIGVKAMASRNAIIRSMPSVETLGSATVICSDKTGTLTKNQMTVTKIYTANERIYSVTGAGYSPEGDFNLEGEKVDPLKDPVLVETLKTGFLCNDASYKDETIDGDPTEGALLVSAKKAGKFHDHRLDVIPFESEMRYMATLHENEEGEKIAYVKGSPEKILEMSQFYFDGESVKDLKAEHLAKISEKADEMASMGLRVIGMAYLKMEDGTERIDPSQLEDLVFVGMQGMIDPPREEVKESIKKCKSAGIRVIMITGDHSLTASAIARKLGIDSEGSITGSDIDKMSDKDMLKAFENVSVFARTSPEHKLRIVKLLQSRGDVVAVTGDGINDAPALKNADIGIAMGLSGTEVAREASDMVLADDNFASIVAAVEEGRDVYSKIQKIIVWLLPTNGGQALIIVLAILLGLTLPLLPVQVLWVNMVTAVCLGIPIAMEKRERGLLNVPPRPTDEPLLIPIIKRRIALVSLLMVTGAFSLFFLELENSMDIDVARTVALNTVFCFQIFYLFNAKSMYEYVFRDILSNRYMWLGILVTIALQALITYHPTMNFIFGTAPLTLEHLMYIIPVGSTVFFIIEFEKYLYKKNNWK, translated from the coding sequence AGGTCTTTGAACTACTGGAAAGTGATCAAGAGGGAATTACGGATCAGGAAGCTAAAAACAGGCTTGAAAGAGATGGATATAACGAGATTGAAACAAAGAAGAAACACGGTCCACTCTATAAATTTGCAAAACAGTTTGCAAGTCCACTCATATATATCCTGCTGGTAGCATCATTAATTACTTTTCTTTTAGGAGAACACATAGATTCAGCAGTAATTCTTGGAGTTGTATTTGCAAACTCGATCATCGGGTTCATTCAGGAAAGAAAAGCAGAACGTGCCCTTGAGGCCCTTTCTGAGATGATGGTTCCTGAAGCCACCGTTATCAGAGATGGGGACAGGAAAGTAATTTCCAGCAGAGAACTTGTGGTAGGGGACCTTGTATTACTGGAAGCAGGAGACAGGGTTCCTGCAGATCTGCGCCTATTTTATATTAAAAACTTCACCTGTGATGAATCACCACTCACAGGAGAATCGGTCCCGGTTGAAAAAATAACTGATCCGGTTGAAAAGAAGGATGTTTCCCCTGGGGATCAGAAAAATATGGCCTTTGCAGGCACCTACATTCATCAGGGAATTGGAAGAGGAATAGTCACAGCAACAGGGAACCATACAGAAATTGGCCGTATATCCGAGTCAATTAGAGAGAGCAGAGAAATTAAAACTCCTCTTATTAAAAAGATGGAAAGTTTCGGAATTTTACTCTCTATAGCCATAATTGCAGTGGCTTCATTTACATTTCTTGCAGGTATATTCAGAGAGCTGGATATTCTGGAAACGTTTCTTGCCTCGGTAAGTCTTGCAGTAGCTGCTATTCCTGAAGGTCTTCCTGCAACACTGACTATAACTCTTGCCATTGGAGTAAAGGCAATGGCCTCAAGAAACGCGATCATCAGATCAATGCCCTCTGTTGAAACTCTTGGTTCTGCAACTGTAATATGTTCGGATAAAACAGGAACTCTTACAAAAAATCAAATGACTGTTACAAAAATATACACTGCAAATGAGAGAATCTATTCAGTCACTGGAGCAGGCTATTCCCCTGAGGGAGATTTTAATTTAGAAGGAGAAAAAGTTGACCCTCTAAAAGATCCGGTTCTTGTAGAAACACTCAAAACTGGATTTCTTTGTAATGATGCATCATACAAAGATGAAACAATTGATGGAGATCCCACAGAAGGGGCACTCCTGGTATCTGCCAAAAAAGCAGGTAAGTTCCACGATCACAGGCTGGATGTTATACCTTTTGAATCTGAAATGCGTTATATGGCTACATTACATGAAAACGAAGAAGGAGAAAAAATTGCTTATGTAAAGGGGTCTCCTGAAAAAATACTTGAGATGTCCCAGTTCTATTTTGATGGTGAAAGTGTTAAGGATCTTAAAGCAGAACATCTTGCAAAAATTTCAGAAAAAGCAGATGAAATGGCATCTATGGGACTGCGTGTCATTGGAATGGCCTATCTGAAGATGGAAGACGGTACAGAAAGAATAGATCCGTCCCAGTTAGAAGATCTGGTATTTGTAGGGATGCAGGGAATGATTGATCCGCCCAGAGAAGAAGTCAAGGAATCTATAAAGAAATGCAAATCTGCAGGTATCAGAGTAATAATGATTACAGGTGATCACTCACTTACAGCAAGTGCAATTGCCAGAAAGCTTGGCATTGATTCCGAAGGATCAATAACCGGCAGTGACATTGATAAAATGTCTGACAAGGATATGCTTAAAGCGTTTGAAAATGTGTCAGTTTTTGCCAGGACAAGTCCGGAACATAAATTAAGAATTGTAAAGCTTCTGCAATCCCGGGGAGATGTGGTTGCAGTCACCGGTGATGGAATAAATGACGCTCCGGCACTCAAAAATGCGGATATTGGAATTGCGATGGGATTGTCAGGTACAGAAGTGGCCCGTGAAGCATCAGATATGGTTCTTGCAGATGATAATTTTGCATCAATTGTTGCTGCTGTGGAGGAAGGAAGGGATGTATACAGCAAGATCCAGAAAATCATTGTATGGCTGCTTCCGACCAATGGTGGACAGGCTCTGATCATTGTACTGGCAATACTGCTTGGACTGACATTACCGCTCCTGCCAGTCCAGGTACTATGGGTAAACATGGTTACTGCGGTATGTCTTGGTATTCCGATTGCAATGGAAAAACGGGAAAGAGGACTTCTTAATGTACCACCAAGACCAACTGATGAGCCACTTCTGATCCCAATAATCAAAAGAAGAATTGCACTTGTAAGCCTCCTGATGGTTACAGGGGCCTTTTCACTCTTTTTCCTGGAACTTGAAAATTCCATGGATATTGATGTGGCAAGGACAGTTGCCTTAAATACTGTATTCTGTTTCCAGATATTCTATCTGTTCAACGCAAAATCAATGTATGAATATGTCTTCAGAGATATTTTATCTAACAGATATATGTGGCTTGGAATATTAGTCACAATAGCCTTACAGGCACTGATTACATATCATCCAACAATGAATTTCATCTTTGGAACAGCACCGCTAACACTTGAACACCTGATGTACATAATACCTGTTGGGAGTACGGTGTTCTTTATAATTGAATTTGAAAAATATCTGTATAAGAAAAATAACTGGAAATGA
- the pheA gene encoding prephenate dehydratase, giving the protein MNIGALGPAGSYSQKAVDEWSKSRHVTSLEIVYYQDIQDVFESVQDRTVDAGIIPIENSIEGSIGITLDQLLESSVVIVGEVVVPIQHCLLSKGTLDDIRIILSHPQALAQCRQFLKSNFPNTEIRTTGSTSHAAKLSNEFAEMAAIASRESADKYGLEILITDIQDKKNNHTRFIVISSPDLSEEIKNITADLITPDGPDYRTSIIVYIEKDSPGALYTILGEFASRDINLTRIESRPSKKGLGDYVFYIDLNGSINEKDIKEAIDGVAMKVKNIKVLGSYPIHHYPEQTDN; this is encoded by the coding sequence ATGAACATTGGAGCGCTGGGTCCGGCTGGCTCATATTCACAAAAGGCAGTAGATGAATGGAGCAAAAGCAGACATGTAACCAGCCTGGAAATTGTATATTATCAAGATATTCAGGATGTTTTTGAATCCGTTCAGGACAGGACAGTAGATGCTGGCATAATACCTATCGAAAATTCAATTGAAGGTTCTATTGGGATCACACTGGACCAGTTGCTGGAATCTTCAGTCGTTATAGTTGGAGAAGTTGTTGTTCCCATTCAGCATTGCCTGCTTTCAAAAGGAACATTGGATGATATTAGAATAATCCTGTCCCACCCACAGGCTCTTGCCCAATGCAGACAATTCCTTAAATCAAATTTTCCAAATACTGAAATAAGAACTACAGGAAGCACCTCACATGCTGCAAAACTTTCCAATGAATTTGCTGAGATGGCAGCAATTGCATCACGTGAATCTGCAGATAAATATGGACTTGAAATTCTTATCACAGATATCCAGGATAAAAAAAATAATCATACTAGATTCATAGTCATCTCATCCCCTGATCTATCTGAAGAGATAAAGAATATCACAGCAGATCTTATAACCCCTGATGGGCCAGATTACAGAACATCAATTATAGTATATATTGAAAAGGATAGCCCTGGAGCTCTTTACACAATTCTGGGAGAATTTGCCTCCAGAGATATAAACCTGACACGCATTGAATCACGGCCATCAAAAAAAGGCCTTGGAGACTATGTTTTCTACATAGACCTCAATGGCAGCATAAATGAGAAGGACATAAAAGAAGCCATTGATGGTGTAGCCATGAAAGTAAAAAATATTAAGGTTCTGGGTTCATATCCCATACACCACTATCCGGAACAAACAGATAATTAA
- a CDS encoding DUF7502 family protein produces the protein MTKRMKMEFDDLIQKYDSAIKKYRYIYIFMDFLIISVVLYIIFYIFNINQLFAFISFLEIYAGRTYYLYDIAISFDTVASIIAVAIISLILVSVLHFRKNYLNSMDLLESRYSILKDRLKTAYDNREKTNIVVSDLIKGVSEDISGFKKSESNAASNKKEAIKPSDLLNKKRIKVTVLTLLALTSVLVYITATDTRTDFAPESIIEYGERIPFIPRINDDPSDPLPVGDDTTDETDAPELPDGERTIIVVEGKDVDLTIPPGSGMGFAREEEGEPQIFDFVPSSAHEVNVMSSPAYYEDLPEGYEGLIKAYFEEMSKE, from the coding sequence ATGACCAAGAGAATGAAGATGGAATTTGACGACCTGATTCAAAAATACGATTCTGCGATTAAGAAATACCGATATATCTATATATTTATGGATTTTTTAATTATTTCAGTTGTACTCTATATTATATTCTACATATTTAATATCAATCAACTTTTTGCCTTTATATCATTTCTTGAAATATATGCAGGAAGAACCTACTATCTATACGATATTGCCATCTCCTTTGACACAGTTGCATCAATTATCGCAGTTGCTATAATTTCTCTGATCCTGGTATCAGTATTGCATTTTCGAAAGAACTATCTAAATTCAATGGATCTGCTGGAATCGAGATATTCCATACTTAAAGATAGGTTAAAAACAGCATATGATAACCGTGAAAAAACAAATATAGTGGTCTCTGACCTGATAAAAGGAGTTTCTGAAGATATTTCCGGCTTCAAAAAATCGGAATCAAATGCAGCTTCAAATAAAAAGGAAGCAATAAAGCCTTCAGACCTTCTGAACAAAAAAAGAATCAAGGTAACTGTTCTTACGCTACTTGCTTTAACTTCTGTACTCGTATACATCACAGCTACTGATACGCGTACAGATTTTGCACCTGAGAGTATAATAGAATATGGAGAAAGAATCCCATTTATTCCAAGAATAAATGATGATCCAAGCGATCCATTGCCTGTAGGAGACGACACTACTGATGAAACAGATGCACCAGAGCTGCCTGATGGAGAAAGAACGATAATTGTTGTTGAAGGCAAAGATGTGGATCTTACAATACCTCCGGGAAGTGGTATGGGATTTGCCAGAGAAGAGGAGGGAGAACCGCAGATATTTGATTTTGTCCCATCTTCGGCCCATGAGGTTAATGTAATGTCCTCACCTGCATACTATGAAGATCTGCCGGAGGGGTATGAAGGTCTGATAAAAGCATACTTTGAGGAAATGTCAAAAGAGTAA